One Mus musculus strain C57BL/6J chromosome X, GRCm38.p6 C57BL/6J DNA window includes the following coding sequences:
- the Pcsk1n gene encoding proSAAS precursor, with translation MAGSPLLCGPRAGGVGILVLLLLGLLRLPPTLSARPVKEPRSLSAASAPLVETSTPLRLRRAVPRGEAAGAVQELARALAHLLEAERQERARAEAQEAEDQQARVLAQLLRAWGSPRASDPPLAPDDDPDAPAAQLARALLRARLDPAALAAQLVPAPAAAPRPRPPVYDDGPTGPDVEDAGDETPDVDPELLRYLLGRILTGSSEPEAAPAPRRLRRSVDQDLGPEVPPENVLGALLRVKRLENPSPQAPARRLLPP, from the exons ATGGCGGGGTCGCCGCTGCTCTGCGGGCCGCGGGCCGGGGGCGTCGGCATTTTGGTGCTGCTGCTCTTGGGCCTTCTGAGGCTGCCCCCCACCCTGTCAGCGAGGCCCGTGAAG GAGCCCCGCAGTCTGAGCGCAGCATCCGCGCCCTTGGTTGAGACGAGCACTCCCCTCCGCTTGCGTCGGGCCGTGCCCCGAGGAGAGGCGGCGGGTGCGGTGCAGGAGCTGGCGCGGGCGCTGGCGCACCTGCTGGAGGCCGAGAGACAGGAACGCGCGCGTGCTGAGGCGCAGGAGGCTGAGGATCAGCAGGCGCGTGTCCTGGCGCAGCTGCTGCGCGCCTGGGGCTCTCCGCGTGCCTCGGACCCGCCCTTGGCCCCCGACGATGACCCGGACGCTCCAGCTGCACAGCTCGCCCGTGCTCTGCTCCGAGCTCGCCTAGACCCGGCCGCCCTGGCAGCCCAACTTGTCCCCGCCCCTGCCGCTGCGCCGCGACCCCGGCCCCCAGTGTATGATGATGGCCCCACTGGCCCAGACGTCGAGGATGCCGGCGACGAGACTCCTGACGTGGACCCTGAGCTGCTGAG GTACTTGCTAGGGCGGATCCTCACCGGAAGTTCGGAGCCAGAGGCTGCTCCTGCCCCGCGCCGCCTCCGCCGATCTGTGGACCAGGATTTGGGTCCCGAGGTGCCCCCTGAGAACGTACTGGGGGCTCTGCTACGCGTCAAACGCCTGGAGAACCCCTCGCCCCAGGCGCCGGCACGCCGCCTCCTGCCTCCCTGA
- the Eras gene encoding GTPase ERas: MALPTKSSILDLSSGTPCTRSPEESHEAWAQCKDAGRQLPEYKAVVVGASGVGKSALTIQMTHQCFVKDHDPTIQDSYWKEVARDNGGYILNVLDTSGQDIHRALRDQCLASGDGVLGVFALDDPSSLDQLQQIWSTWTPHHKQPLVLVGNKCDLVTTAGDAHAAAALLAHKLGAPLVKTSAKTRQGVEEAFALLVHEIQRAQEAVAESSKKTRHQKAVCSCGCSVA, translated from the coding sequence ATGGCTTTGCCTACAAAGTCTAGCATCTTGGACCTGAGCTCCGGCACCCCATGCACCAGATCTCCAGAGGAAAGTCACGAGGCTTGGGCACAGTGCAAAGATGCTGGCAGGCAGCTACCCGAGTACAAGGCAGTGGTGGTGGGTGCAAGTGGTGTTGGTAAAAGTGCTCTCACCATCCAGATGACTCACCAATGCTTCGTGAAAGACCATGACCCCACTATCCAAGATTCCTACTGGAAGGAAGTGGCCAGGGACAACGGAGGCTACATTCTAAATGTTCTGGATACATCTGGGCAGGATATTCACCGGGCTCTGCGTGACCAGTGCTTGGCATCTGGTGATGGTGTGCTGGGCGTCTTTGCTCTTGACGACCCCTCGTCTCTGGACCAGTTGCAGCAGATATGGTCCACCTGGACCCCTCACCACAAGCAGCCTCTGGTACTAGTGGGCAACAAGTGTGACCTGGTGACCACTGCTGGAGATGCTCATGCTGCCGCAGCCCTCCTTGCTCACAAGTTGGGGGCCCCCTTGGTGAAGACCTCAGCCAAGACGCGGCAAGGTGTGGAGGAAGCCTTTGCCCTGCTTGTCCATGAGATTCAGAGGGCCCAGGAGGCTGTGGCCGAATCAAGCAAGAAGACCCGACACCAGAAAGCCGTGTGTAGCTGTGGCTGCTCTGTAGCCTGA